In Fibrobacter sp. UWB15, the following proteins share a genomic window:
- a CDS encoding RNA-binding domain-containing protein — translation MDEKELRKIIRQGEGLTVEFKRAKTALPDNLFESVAAFLNRNGGHIVLGVTDDKKIEGVDPNCVEKLCKQIANLSNNPEKLDPQYLIDPQVVDYKDKKLIYFFVPASSQVHKTGKKVFDRSVDGDFVVKTQSAISAMYLRKSNSYTENTVYPGLREIDIKRGMLKKAKDLIRSIRSNHPWLKLNKEDFFKAAGLIRYDSTIGKSGYTLAALMLFGTDEAISSYLPYYKIEAIVRKQDLMRYDDRLTVTCNLIDGYELLNGFIEKHLPDKFYLDGKTRLSLRDKIFREVIANMLIHREYMNPIPTTLVIYKDKLVTNNANKPFAYEKIASQLCSYPKNPHIATMFAQMGFAEYLGTGIRKISDLCEIYSGLKPKFVDNDIFIAEIPLTDHVPEKSNVGGLNGGLSGGLSGGLKIELNETQQKVFLEITKRPGVMIKELSGRLQMPIDTLDKVVSSLRKKELIERRGSKKTGGYWVKKEPSSTDSQ, via the coding sequence ATGGATGAAAAAGAATTGAGAAAAATCATTCGTCAGGGCGAAGGCTTGACGGTCGAATTCAAGAGGGCAAAGACTGCATTGCCCGACAATCTTTTCGAATCCGTTGCGGCGTTCTTAAACCGCAATGGGGGCCATATTGTCCTTGGAGTTACAGACGACAAAAAAATTGAGGGTGTTGACCCCAATTGCGTCGAAAAACTTTGCAAGCAAATAGCGAATCTAAGCAACAATCCTGAAAAATTGGATCCTCAGTACTTGATTGACCCGCAAGTTGTTGACTACAAAGACAAAAAATTGATCTACTTCTTTGTTCCCGCCAGTTCGCAGGTCCACAAGACCGGCAAGAAGGTCTTCGACCGTAGCGTCGATGGCGATTTTGTGGTAAAGACGCAGAGCGCAATTAGTGCAATGTATTTGCGCAAAAGCAACAGCTATACGGAAAATACCGTTTATCCGGGGCTTCGCGAAATTGATATTAAACGCGGAATGCTTAAGAAGGCCAAGGATTTGATTCGTTCTATCAGGTCCAATCACCCGTGGCTCAAGTTGAACAAGGAAGATTTTTTCAAAGCGGCTGGTTTGATTCGCTATGATTCTACCATTGGAAAGTCGGGCTATACACTTGCTGCACTTATGCTGTTCGGCACGGACGAAGCGATTTCAAGTTATTTGCCATATTATAAAATTGAAGCAATAGTCCGCAAACAAGACCTGATGCGCTACGATGATCGCTTGACCGTCACATGCAATCTGATTGATGGTTACGAATTGCTGAACGGGTTTATCGAAAAGCATCTCCCTGACAAATTCTATTTGGATGGGAAAACAAGACTCTCTTTGCGTGACAAGATTTTTAGAGAAGTGATTGCGAATATGCTGATTCATCGTGAATACATGAATCCGATTCCAACAACACTCGTTATTTATAAAGATAAGCTTGTGACGAATAACGCGAATAAGCCCTTTGCGTACGAGAAAATAGCATCTCAGCTATGTTCTTATCCTAAGAATCCGCATATTGCCACAATGTTTGCACAGATGGGGTTTGCGGAATACCTCGGCACGGGCATCCGTAAAATTAGTGACCTGTGCGAAATTTATTCTGGGTTAAAACCCAAATTTGTGGATAACGATATTTTTATAGCGGAGATTCCGTTGACAGATCATGTGCCAGAAAAGAGCAATGTTGGCGGATTAAATGGCGGATTAAGTGGCGGATTAAGTGGCGGATTAAAAATTGAACTAAATGAAACACAGCAGAAAGTGTTCCTGGAAATCACAAAAAGACCTGGAGTTATGATAAAAGAACTTTCTGGCAGACTACAAATGCCTATTGACACACTTGATAAGGTTGTTTCGTCTTTGCGTAAAAAAGAACTTATTGAACGTCGTGGTTCTAAAAAGACCGGCGGCTATTGGGTGAAAAAGGAACCTTCGTCCACGGACTCGCAATAA
- a CDS encoding glycoside hydrolase family 43 protein, which produces MKKKILLAVTLVTVSSMLMSCGDDDSVSKDLDEDAPILDIPGDSLGQENPEDSLDPVLPKDTVDPVLPKDTVNPVQSRDSLSQELPKDSLSNDEIKDEVAVAKFDIALSIEDIIVDWYGGGGEKDPDNNSFTYKQYANNYWDIHDLNTDVYTKVEINFAKAVAYDNIDVIATYSDEAKTTERIPSGATSLVLSFEPGKTLVSLALVVSPDTPSDAATISFGKIIIRAKDSDGTVGKMPVKSPKLGLDNANPILDFQYCADPTAIEYKGRLYVYGTNDHQQYEEGVSNTYEKIKTLVMMSTDDMVNWTYHGLIPVGEVAPWIMASWAPSIISKEQGDGSTLFSLYFSNSGFGTGVIQAKSPVGPWTSPLSKSLIDGDNPVVKGSGSIFDPGAVIDDNGDGWISFGNGQGWIAKLNPDLHSLDGDPVKLPSPFHFEANELNYINGKYVYTFNNDWNDHTPWEWGGEAPTACSMNYFTSTEPLNPDSWTYGGNYFKNMGENGMTYGNNHTHLHKYQDKWYIFYQAAILEASIGSHGGFRSILVDEIEVDEANVVIKEAKPTYKGVKAIKNLDPYSVQQASTAAATLGIRYVPTEEPGHMVASVGTPSKDGPAPTEGVIEVRNVYFSSAKTLKALVKGKGSVTLRLDKRDGANVASINSAGSDWQEQEAKCGNISSGVHTVYLIIKGDVLFDTWQFAN; this is translated from the coding sequence ATGAAAAAGAAAATCCTTCTTGCGGTAACACTTGTAACTGTTTCGTCCATGTTAATGTCCTGCGGCGACGATGATTCCGTCAGCAAGGATTTAGACGAAGACGCCCCCATTCTGGATATCCCCGGAGATTCTCTCGGTCAGGAAAACCCCGAGGATTCCCTCGATCCAGTTCTGCCCAAGGACACGGTTGACCCGGTTTTGCCCAAGGATACCGTCAATCCCGTCCAGTCAAGGGATTCCCTTTCTCAAGAATTGCCTAAGGATTCTCTCAGTAATGACGAAATAAAGGATGAGGTTGCTGTCGCCAAATTCGATATTGCCCTGTCTATCGAGGATATCATTGTAGATTGGTACGGTGGCGGTGGCGAAAAGGACCCCGACAACAATAGTTTTACCTATAAGCAGTATGCCAACAACTACTGGGACATACACGACCTGAATACGGATGTCTATACTAAGGTGGAGATAAACTTTGCCAAGGCCGTCGCATACGATAACATTGATGTGATTGCGACTTATAGCGACGAGGCCAAGACTACGGAAAGAATTCCCAGTGGCGCAACAAGCCTTGTTCTGTCCTTTGAACCGGGCAAGACGCTTGTCAGTTTGGCTCTTGTCGTAAGCCCAGACACTCCAAGTGATGCTGCAACGATCAGTTTCGGTAAAATCATTATCCGGGCAAAGGATTCCGATGGCACGGTAGGCAAGATGCCTGTAAAGTCCCCCAAATTAGGCTTGGACAATGCCAATCCTATATTGGATTTCCAGTACTGTGCGGACCCGACGGCAATTGAGTACAAGGGGCGTCTCTATGTCTATGGTACCAACGACCATCAGCAGTACGAAGAAGGTGTCAGCAATACTTACGAGAAAATCAAGACGCTGGTAATGATGTCCACTGACGATATGGTCAACTGGACTTATCACGGACTGATTCCTGTCGGTGAAGTGGCTCCATGGATTATGGCTTCGTGGGCACCCAGCATCATTAGCAAGGAACAGGGCGATGGCAGCACGCTTTTCTCCCTCTATTTCTCCAATAGCGGCTTTGGCACCGGCGTTATCCAAGCGAAGTCTCCGGTGGGTCCGTGGACATCTCCTTTGAGCAAGAGCCTTATCGATGGCGACAATCCTGTTGTAAAAGGCAGCGGCTCCATATTTGATCCGGGTGCCGTAATTGACGACAACGGCGATGGCTGGATTTCGTTCGGTAATGGGCAGGGCTGGATTGCCAAGCTCAATCCGGACTTGCATTCCCTTGACGGGGATCCGGTGAAACTTCCGTCCCCGTTCCACTTTGAGGCAAATGAACTCAATTATATCAACGGCAAGTACGTATATACTTTCAACAACGACTGGAACGACCATACTCCTTGGGAATGGGGTGGCGAGGCTCCGACGGCCTGCAGCATGAACTACTTCACCAGCACCGAGCCCCTGAATCCTGATTCCTGGACCTACGGCGGGAACTACTTCAAGAACATGGGTGAGAATGGCATGACCTATGGCAACAATCACACTCATCTCCATAAGTATCAGGACAAGTGGTACATATTCTACCAGGCGGCTATTCTAGAGGCTTCCATAGGTTCCCACGGCGGTTTCCGCAGCATTCTGGTTGACGAAATTGAAGTGGACGAAGCAAATGTCGTTATCAAGGAAGCGAAACCGACCTACAAGGGTGTAAAGGCCATCAAGAATCTTGACCCCTATTCCGTGCAGCAGGCATCTACGGCTGCCGCAACCCTGGGCATTCGCTACGTGCCAACGGAGGAACCCGGCCACATGGTGGCTTCCGTCGGTACTCCCAGCAAGGATGGCCCGGCACCTACAGAAGGCGTCATCGAAGTTCGCAATGTGTATTTCAGCAGCGCAAAAACGCTGAAGGCCCTGGTGAAAGGCAAGGGCTCGGTAACGCTCCGTCTTGACAAGCGAGATGGCGCGAACGTAGCCTCAATCAACAGCGCTGGCAGTGACTGGCAGGAACAGGAGGCGAAGTGCGGCAACATCTCAAGCGGCGTCCACACGGTCTATCTGATTATAAAGGGTGATGTGCTGTTCGATACCTGGCAGTTTGCGAATTAG
- a CDS encoding bile acid:sodium symporter family protein, translating to MHVLEKISEFVGKWMAIVVLAIAALSLFLPKSTLWIELSWVNYLLMVVMFGMGLTLKLSDFALVFARPKEITIGCAAQFIVMPALAFLLSKIFGLDAALMAGVILVGTCPGGTSSNVITYLSKGDVALSVGMTSVNTLLAPVLTPAITYLLLRTTVNVDVMAMFLSIVKVVIVPIALGFVINKFFGSWTARAVKVLPLVSVIAIAMIVAAVVSHNAAKILSTGAIVFAVVILHNLLGYGCGFGLGKLLKFSTPKTKALSIEIGMQNSGLATSLAATSFSGLAMATVPGAIFSVWHNISGAILANIYRKLDGK from the coding sequence ATGCACGTTCTCGAAAAAATCAGTGAATTTGTGGGCAAGTGGATGGCAATTGTCGTTTTGGCCATCGCGGCGCTCTCGCTGTTCCTGCCGAAATCCACACTCTGGATTGAACTCAGTTGGGTGAATTACTTGCTGATGGTCGTGATGTTCGGCATGGGCCTTACCCTCAAGCTGAGCGACTTTGCGCTTGTATTTGCACGGCCGAAGGAAATCACCATCGGGTGTGCGGCGCAGTTCATCGTGATGCCTGCACTCGCATTTTTGCTCTCCAAGATTTTCGGGCTCGATGCAGCCCTCATGGCGGGCGTGATCCTTGTGGGAACTTGCCCAGGAGGCACTTCGAGTAACGTGATTACTTACCTCTCAAAAGGCGACGTGGCGCTTTCCGTGGGCATGACCAGCGTGAATACGCTGCTCGCTCCCGTGCTGACTCCGGCGATTACTTACTTGCTCTTGCGCACCACCGTGAACGTGGACGTGATGGCGATGTTCCTTTCCATCGTGAAAGTCGTCATCGTGCCGATTGCGTTAGGATTTGTCATAAACAAGTTCTTTGGCTCATGGACTGCGCGTGCCGTGAAGGTCTTGCCGCTCGTCTCGGTGATTGCAATCGCGATGATTGTAGCCGCGGTTGTCTCGCACAATGCGGCGAAGATTCTCTCTACGGGCGCCATCGTGTTTGCCGTGGTGATTCTCCATAACCTGCTCGGTTACGGCTGCGGATTCGGCCTCGGGAAGTTGCTGAAATTCTCGACACCCAAGACAAAGGCGCTTTCCATCGAAATCGGCATGCAGAATTCCGGACTCGCCACAAGCCTTGCAGCGACTTCGTTCTCGGGACTTGCGATGGCGACCGTCCCCGGCGCCATCTTCTCCGTGTGGCATAACATTTCGGGTGCGATACTCGCGAATATTTACAGGAAACTTGACGGCAAATAA
- a CDS encoding very short patch repair endonuclease, producing MKRRQKKRLPMNRSQMMQAVHSVDTKPEILVRRALFKAGLRYRLHRRDLPGTPDLYILKHGVVIFINGCFWHQHGCKFTSRPKSNPEFWNEKFTNNVVRDVKTNWKLSLQGYRVATVWECSIKNDFDRTIERLKAFITGDEESIEI from the coding sequence ATGAAACGTCGCCAGAAAAAACGTCTTCCAATGAACCGCTCGCAGATGATGCAGGCGGTTCATTCCGTAGATACGAAACCAGAAATTTTAGTACGCCGAGCGCTTTTTAAAGCGGGGCTGCGCTACAGGCTCCACCGCCGCGATTTACCGGGTACACCCGACCTGTATATTCTTAAGCATGGCGTGGTCATTTTTATAAACGGCTGTTTCTGGCACCAACACGGCTGCAAGTTCACAAGCCGCCCCAAAAGCAATCCCGAATTCTGGAACGAAAAATTCACGAACAATGTGGTGCGCGATGTCAAAACCAACTGGAAGCTTTCGCTACAAGGCTATCGCGTTGCTACCGTATGGGAATGTTCCATCAAGAACGACTTTGACCGCACCATAGAACGCCTCAAGGCATTTATCACAGGCGACGAAGAAAGCATCGAGATTTGA
- a CDS encoding sodium-dependent transporter, with protein MERETFKSRLGFILIAAGCAIGLGNVWRFPYIAGQYGGAAFVLPYLGFLLFLGLPILMAELALGRGGRSGIARAFDNLEKPGTKWHWAKFPLISANYILMAFYSVVTGWMFYYFYKMVTDPKFLLGTPDEIASGFGEMLSNPGLMIFWMTVAIVIGLFIVSLGLQKGVERITKGMMICLLIIMVILAIRAVTLPGSTAGLEFYLLPSLERLTQSGKGLGEAIFAAFAHAFFTLSLGIGSMAIFGSYIGKHHSLAKEATSVCILDTVVALVAGIIIIPSCFAFNQSPGQGPGLIFVTLSNVFAMMPAGRFFGAAFFLFMSFAAMSTLIAVFENLVSFWMDLKGYKRRKVAYWNILIVFLLSLPCALGFNVLSSFEPFGPGSCVLDLEDFIVSNTMLPAGGMFIAIFCSSRYGWGQEKFFAEMNAGKGYKIPYNAAFRIYFKWILPALVSILLIQGYLSKFAPELCAKIFG; from the coding sequence ATGGAACGCGAAACCTTTAAATCAAGACTCGGATTTATCCTCATTGCCGCCGGTTGCGCCATTGGCCTGGGCAACGTGTGGCGTTTCCCTTACATTGCTGGCCAGTACGGCGGAGCGGCCTTTGTGCTCCCGTACCTCGGCTTCCTGCTTTTCCTGGGCCTGCCCATTTTAATGGCTGAACTCGCCCTGGGTCGTGGAGGCCGAAGCGGTATCGCCCGCGCCTTCGACAACCTGGAAAAACCGGGTACCAAGTGGCATTGGGCCAAGTTCCCGCTGATCTCGGCCAACTATATATTAATGGCCTTCTACTCGGTGGTGACTGGCTGGATGTTCTACTACTTCTACAAGATGGTGACCGATCCCAAGTTCCTCTTGGGCACTCCTGATGAGATTGCGTCCGGCTTCGGCGAAATGCTTTCGAATCCGGGCCTCATGATTTTCTGGATGACGGTTGCCATTGTCATTGGCCTCTTTATCGTGTCGCTTGGCCTTCAGAAGGGTGTGGAACGCATCACCAAGGGCATGATGATCTGCTTGCTTATCATTATGGTGATTCTTGCGATTCGCGCCGTGACGCTCCCCGGCTCTACGGCTGGCCTTGAATTCTACCTGTTGCCGTCCTTGGAACGCCTTACGCAATCGGGCAAGGGCCTGGGCGAGGCTATCTTTGCCGCCTTTGCTCACGCCTTCTTTACCTTGAGCCTCGGTATCGGTAGCATGGCTATTTTCGGTAGCTACATCGGAAAGCATCATTCCCTGGCCAAAGAAGCCACAAGTGTCTGCATTCTGGATACCGTTGTCGCCTTGGTCGCGGGTATCATCATCATCCCGAGCTGCTTTGCCTTCAACCAGTCTCCTGGTCAGGGCCCGGGTCTTATCTTCGTGACGCTTTCTAACGTGTTCGCCATGATGCCTGCAGGCAGGTTCTTCGGTGCCGCATTCTTCCTATTCATGTCGTTTGCGGCCATGTCCACGCTGATTGCCGTATTCGAAAACCTGGTGTCGTTCTGGATGGACCTCAAGGGATACAAGCGCCGCAAGGTCGCCTATTGGAACATCTTGATCGTATTCCTGCTTTCGCTCCCCTGCGCTCTCGGCTTCAACGTGCTTTCCAGCTTTGAACCGTTCGGTCCCGGCAGCTGTGTCTTGGACCTCGAAGACTTTATCGTGAGCAACACCATGCTCCCGGCGGGCGGCATGTTCATCGCCATCTTCTGCTCTAGCCGCTATGGTTGGGGTCAGGAAAAGTTCTTTGCCGAAATGAATGCCGGTAAGGGTTACAAGATCCCTTACAATGCCGCCTTCAGAATCTACTTCAAGTGGATTTTGCCGGCTCTCGTTTCGATCCTCTTGATTCAGGGTTACCTCTCCAAGTTTGCACCGGAACTCTGCGCTAAGATTTTCGGATAA
- a CDS encoding tetratricopeptide repeat protein, with protein MKLKVFLFSLIVLIVGTASSFAVEHCNGIESGVVYYNEGEFERAIDEWRTCVDNGTENSDLYYNLGNAYFREGKIGFAIYYYKSALRLAPNNDDIIHNLKYAQAMTRDKVEEDGEENPLLAGLFKAHHALSLRTQMWVLLGIFWVIALAAIARRISRSGRTKNVLIGTMFALSSVFCIIAMSAGYKIFVAETNIEGVVTAKDADVTSAPNNKSQTLNTLSEGTTFEVLSEQDNFAEIRLGEKIRGFVKLSDVGIVK; from the coding sequence ATGAAGTTGAAAGTCTTTCTTTTTTCTCTTATCGTCTTGATTGTTGGCACAGCAAGCTCTTTTGCCGTGGAACATTGCAACGGTATTGAATCCGGTGTCGTATACTATAACGAAGGCGAGTTCGAGCGCGCCATTGATGAATGGCGCACTTGTGTTGACAATGGCACCGAAAATTCGGACCTTTACTACAACTTGGGCAATGCCTACTTTAGGGAAGGCAAAATTGGCTTCGCCATTTATTATTACAAGTCGGCTCTGCGCCTCGCCCCCAATAACGACGACATTATTCACAACCTCAAGTACGCGCAGGCCATGACCCGCGACAAGGTAGAAGAAGACGGCGAAGAAAACCCGCTCCTTGCGGGGCTGTTCAAAGCCCACCACGCGCTTTCTTTAAGGACTCAAATGTGGGTGTTGCTTGGAATCTTCTGGGTCATTGCACTTGCCGCCATCGCAAGGCGCATCAGCCGCAGTGGCAGAACCAAGAACGTGCTGATTGGCACCATGTTTGCTTTATCTAGCGTTTTCTGCATTATCGCGATGAGTGCCGGCTACAAGATTTTTGTCGCCGAGACCAACATCGAAGGCGTCGTAACCGCCAAAGATGCCGACGTGACAAGCGCCCCGAACAACAAGTCGCAAACGCTGAACACGCTTTCTGAAGGCACCACGTTCGAAGTGCTTTCGGAACAGGACAACTTTGCCGAAATCCGTTTGGGCGAAAAAATACGCGGATTTGTGAAACTTTCTGATGTCGGAATCGTGAAATAA
- a CDS encoding BatD family protein produces MKRIILFCLVAALCAQARPSLQVDRERIESGKTFGLQLVFPLNELPENRSNLEIETANGFTLVKLDSADQMIRPSMEDMFNSFFSGGSRGGYKARIYTFNLKAPKKTGRFSVGQIFMTIDDQKRNITGDIPISIQRAYTDDALGVSLTPSKKSVYEGEQFSVTLGFHTYEHFEGGLQATDMNTGDDFIVHRSDLANMKFEPVDGSRREMQASAKFAWLASTKSGNLQIPPFKFKYTKLGEPKVVEENKKMGGMTFSSRSVKQESVETETQTPTINITVKPLPTEGKPENFSGMVGSYTFNANFDRTNLKVGEAMTLTINIKGDGLPGSITDPKLPDFGEFRSVPPENEINKKVVGNKVITTKNIRVFLYPKKKGEFTIPEITYSWFNPSKKAYETAKAGPWNVVVEKGEAAAEAIFQAPVAQGPAAVQKQEIESLGSDIRFIHKVNDASNTTAPYKSIVYWVIFAAAIPFYLIVTFAVRSRRKHNSDAALVRKGKADKMLKVRFANAREALKKGDAKALYAALENGLIDYLSDKTNLEFKGMTRAQMNEELEKLGVKNETITAIDSWLDKCAFARFAPVNPTKDEQQQMLKDVEKLCELVGSRK; encoded by the coding sequence ATGAAACGAATTATTTTATTTTGCCTAGTCGCTGCCCTGTGCGCTCAAGCACGGCCGTCCCTGCAAGTGGATCGGGAACGCATCGAATCAGGCAAGACCTTTGGCCTTCAGCTTGTATTTCCCTTAAATGAACTCCCCGAAAACCGCAGCAATCTGGAAATTGAAACTGCAAACGGCTTTACGCTCGTCAAACTCGACAGTGCCGACCAGATGATTCGCCCCAGCATGGAAGACATGTTCAATTCGTTTTTCAGTGGCGGGAGTCGCGGCGGTTACAAGGCCCGTATCTACACGTTCAACCTGAAAGCCCCCAAGAAGACAGGTCGTTTCAGCGTCGGTCAAATTTTCATGACCATTGACGATCAAAAGAGGAACATCACAGGCGATATTCCAATCAGCATTCAGCGCGCCTACACCGATGACGCCCTGGGTGTGAGCCTTACCCCGAGCAAGAAGTCCGTTTACGAGGGCGAACAGTTCAGCGTAACGCTCGGGTTCCACACCTACGAACACTTTGAAGGCGGCCTGCAGGCCACCGACATGAACACCGGCGACGACTTTATCGTTCACCGCAGCGACCTAGCCAACATGAAGTTCGAACCGGTTGACGGCAGCCGTCGCGAAATGCAGGCCAGCGCCAAGTTCGCCTGGTTAGCCTCCACCAAGAGCGGAAACCTGCAAATTCCGCCGTTCAAGTTCAAGTACACGAAGCTTGGAGAACCCAAGGTCGTCGAAGAAAACAAGAAAATGGGCGGCATGACGTTCTCGAGCAGAAGCGTCAAGCAGGAATCTGTAGAAACCGAAACCCAGACCCCCACTATTAATATTACTGTAAAGCCGCTGCCTACCGAAGGCAAACCCGAGAACTTTAGCGGCATGGTCGGTAGCTACACCTTTAACGCCAACTTTGACCGCACCAACCTGAAGGTGGGCGAAGCGATGACGCTGACCATCAACATCAAGGGCGACGGCCTGCCAGGTTCCATTACCGACCCCAAGCTCCCCGACTTTGGCGAATTCCGCTCGGTGCCCCCCGAAAACGAAATCAACAAGAAGGTGGTTGGCAACAAGGTGATTACGACCAAGAACATCCGCGTGTTCCTGTACCCCAAAAAGAAGGGCGAATTCACCATTCCCGAAATTACTTACTCCTGGTTCAACCCGAGCAAAAAGGCTTACGAAACCGCCAAGGCTGGTCCCTGGAATGTCGTAGTGGAAAAAGGTGAAGCCGCTGCTGAAGCGATCTTCCAGGCGCCGGTTGCCCAAGGCCCCGCCGCCGTGCAGAAGCAAGAAATTGAATCGCTCGGTTCCGACATCCGCTTTATCCATAAGGTGAACGACGCCAGCAACACGACCGCCCCCTACAAAAGCATTGTTTACTGGGTGATTTTTGCCGCCGCGATTCCGTTCTACCTGATTGTCACCTTTGCCGTGCGCAGTCGCCGCAAGCACAACAGTGACGCCGCTCTGGTGCGTAAGGGCAAGGCCGACAAGATGCTCAAGGTCCGATTTGCAAACGCCCGCGAAGCCTTAAAGAAGGGCGACGCCAAGGCGCTTTATGCCGCCCTCGAAAACGGCCTCATCGATTACCTGAGCGACAAGACCAATCTGGAATTCAAGGGTATGACTAGAGCGCAAATGAACGAAGAACTCGAAAAGCTCGGCGTCAAGAACGAAACCATTACGGCTATCGACAGCTGGCTTGACAAGTGCGCATTCGCCAGATTTGCTCCGGTGAACCCGACCAAGGACGAGCAGCAACAAATGCTCAAAGACGTCGAAAAATTGTGCGAATTAGTTGGAAGTAGGAAGTAG
- a CDS encoding radical SAM protein, with amino-acid sequence MNSLLQKSVDGVRLSPAEALDILKNAPWTEVAQAANTVRHRINPGNKVGYTAFRIVNYTNVCEITCSFCSFCRPAHSPEAYVLSLDEIRKKTLEAKAKGADQIFLQGGVNKDIPLEYYTDVLKMLTQELGVKVRGFSPVELVRIAEFNGISLDELLDIFKEAGLSSVPGAGAEILSDRMRQILSPKKLPAQVWCDTLAACHKKGLPGSANIVFGSVETPEEIIEHLDYVRKTQDIAHGFKSFVVWTFQPQTDKFPIRHVRGDEYLKLLALSRLYFDNIPHIEVSLLGMGLSLGELGLHAGADDINSIVIEENVLQNHGLTTIEQAEDFIKNAGFTPYRRTLNFD; translated from the coding sequence ATGAATTCTCTTTTGCAAAAATCTGTGGATGGCGTTCGCCTTTCTCCGGCCGAGGCGCTGGACATTTTGAAGAACGCCCCGTGGACCGAGGTCGCCCAAGCCGCCAACACCGTACGCCACCGAATCAATCCGGGCAACAAGGTGGGCTACACGGCATTTCGCATCGTGAACTACACGAACGTCTGCGAAATCACTTGCAGTTTCTGTAGTTTCTGCCGCCCGGCTCACAGTCCCGAAGCCTATGTGCTTAGTTTGGACGAAATCCGAAAGAAAACGCTCGAAGCGAAGGCCAAAGGAGCCGACCAGATTTTTTTGCAAGGTGGCGTGAACAAGGATATTCCGCTTGAATACTACACCGACGTGCTGAAAATGCTTACGCAGGAACTCGGCGTGAAAGTTCGCGGATTTTCGCCGGTGGAGCTCGTGCGCATCGCCGAATTCAACGGGATTTCTCTCGACGAACTACTCGACATTTTCAAGGAAGCTGGCCTGAGTTCCGTTCCGGGCGCCGGTGCCGAAATCTTAAGCGACCGCATGCGCCAAATCCTGAGCCCCAAGAAGCTGCCCGCCCAAGTCTGGTGCGATACCCTCGCCGCCTGCCACAAGAAGGGACTCCCCGGCAGCGCGAACATCGTCTTCGGTAGCGTCGAAACGCCCGAAGAAATCATCGAGCATCTGGATTACGTGCGCAAGACTCAGGACATCGCGCACGGATTCAAGAGTTTTGTCGTGTGGACGTTCCAGCCGCAGACCGACAAGTTCCCCATCCGCCACGTGCGCGGCGACGAATACCTGAAACTCCTCGCGCTCAGCCGCCTCTACTTCGACAACATCCCGCACATCGAAGTTTCGCTGCTCGGCATGGGACTCTCGCTCGGCGAACTCGGCCTGCATGCCGGCGCCGACGACATCAACAGTATCGTCATCGAGGAGAACGTTCTCCAGAATCATGGCCTCACCACCATCGAGCAAGCCGAAGATTTCATCAAGAACGCCGGCTTTACCCCTTACAGACGAACTCTAAACTTCGACTAA